In Salmo salar chromosome ssa03, Ssal_v3.1, whole genome shotgun sequence, a single genomic region encodes these proteins:
- the LOC123741707 gene encoding transmembrane emp24 domain-containing protein 1 isoform X1 — MGSMFDLSAAVRLYLLSCFVVSVDFTLGLGQSQDTEFTFLLPAGRTECFYQTATKNGSLEVEYQVIAGAGLDVGFTLISPSGYKLASEFRTSDGIHTVEPTEDGDYRLCFDNSFSKLSEKMVFFEVIVEGQPGDAWGDEEWADMAEPESMVEYKLEDIRETMDSVHRHLERSWQLQTMLRAFEARDRYLLEDNLWRVSFWSSLSLLVILTVAVTQVYTLRRLFDDKRVCKP, encoded by the exons ATGGGTTCCATGTTTGATCTGAGCGCTGCTGTAAGACTATATTTGCTGTCTTGTTTCGTTGTATCTGTGGACTTCACTTTAGGCTTGGGACAAAGCCAAGATACTGAATTCACGTTTCTACTCCCTGCCGGTAGAACAGAATGTTTCTACCAAACAGCTACGAAGAACGGAAGCTTGGAAGTAGAATACCAG GTGATTGCAGGTGCAGGCCTGGATGTGGGCTTCACCCTGATCTCCCCCAGCGGATACAAGCTGGCATCTGAGTTCAGGACATCTGACGGCATCCACAC GGTGGAGCCTACAGAGGACGGAGACTACCGGCTGTGTTTTGACAACAGCTTCAGTAAGCTTTCTGAGAAGATGGTGTTCTTCGAGGTGATTGTGGAGGGCCAGCCTGGGGACGCCTGGGGCGATGAAGAGTGGGCTGACATGGCCGAGCCAGAGAGCATGGTGGagtacaaactggaagacattaGG GAGACCATGGACTCAGTGCACAGGCACCTGGAGCGGAGCTGGCAGCTTCAGACCATGCTGAGGGCCTTCGAGGCCCGGGACCGCTACCTACTGGAGGACAACCTGTGGAGGGTCTCCTTCTGGTCCTCCTTGAGCCTCCTGGTCATCCTGACCGTGGCCGTCACACAGGTCTACACCCTCCGACGCCTCTTCGACGACAAGAGGGTCTGCAAACCCTAG
- the LOC123741707 gene encoding transmembrane emp24 domain-containing protein 1 isoform X2: protein MENVIAGAGLDVGFTLISPSGYKLASEFRTSDGIHTVEPTEDGDYRLCFDNSFSKLSEKMVFFEVIVEGQPGDAWGDEEWADMAEPESMVEYKLEDIRETMDSVHRHLERSWQLQTMLRAFEARDRYLLEDNLWRVSFWSSLSLLVILTVAVTQVYTLRRLFDDKRVCKP from the exons ATGGAAAAT GTGATTGCAGGTGCAGGCCTGGATGTGGGCTTCACCCTGATCTCCCCCAGCGGATACAAGCTGGCATCTGAGTTCAGGACATCTGACGGCATCCACAC GGTGGAGCCTACAGAGGACGGAGACTACCGGCTGTGTTTTGACAACAGCTTCAGTAAGCTTTCTGAGAAGATGGTGTTCTTCGAGGTGATTGTGGAGGGCCAGCCTGGGGACGCCTGGGGCGATGAAGAGTGGGCTGACATGGCCGAGCCAGAGAGCATGGTGGagtacaaactggaagacattaGG GAGACCATGGACTCAGTGCACAGGCACCTGGAGCGGAGCTGGCAGCTTCAGACCATGCTGAGGGCCTTCGAGGCCCGGGACCGCTACCTACTGGAGGACAACCTGTGGAGGGTCTCCTTCTGGTCCTCCTTGAGCCTCCTGGTCATCCTGACCGTGGCCGTCACACAGGTCTACACCCTCCGACGCCTCTTCGACGACAAGAGGGTCTGCAAACCCTAG